The DNA segment ATATCTGTGAGCAATCCATTGTCTGCAAGGATCGCTTGGGGTTCCCCGGTCGTTGTGCTAATGAGAATCATCATGCCGTTTGCACTGGGAAGACCCAGTTTTGGGTTGTTGAAAAATCCGGACGAAAGTTTAACGGCAAAACTGTCGTAACCTTCGATATAAGCAGATTTAATATCAACTTCGCCATTGTTAGCAGGGATATCAATTCGCATAATCGGCGGCATCGCAACTTTTTTTGTTTTAAGCGACGTGAATGCGCTTTCAATACCATCGATGACAGTTGTGTTTAATCGGACTGCGTGTTGAATTTCATCTTTTGTATAGAGACGCATGATTCCCTCACCTCCTAGCTGATTTGACCGTTTGAACTAATGTTGAATGGGTCGTTTCTGACAATCAATTCTTGCGGGTATGTGGTAAATCGTTCACTCCCTGTCTCTGTCACGCGGAATGTTTCGCTTATCTCAATACCATCGGAATCGAACCAGAGTGCTGGTATGAGATGAAAGGTCATGTTTGGCTGCAGGACTGTGTTGTCACCCTTGCGAATGCTCGCGGTGTGCTCTCCCCAATCCGGTGGGTAATTCAGCCCGACTGAATAACCAAGACGAGATTCCTTTTCAAATCCGTACTTTTGAATACTTTTACCCCATACTTCTTCTAAATCACTGCAGGTCATACCCGGCTTTGCGGCTTGAAGCACATTTTGAATGCCTTCCGTGACTACAGATGACAAGTTGTTGAGCCTTTCACTCGGTTGACCAATTGAAACGGTTCGTGCAAGTGGAACATGATATCGTTTATAACAGCCTGCCAGTTCTACAATCACTGCACTGCCTTCAACGAATGGCCTATCTGTCCACGTGAGATGGGGGATCGATGTATTTTCCCCTGTAGGAAGTAGTGGAACAATGGCTGGATAATCACCACCGAATTCCGAGGTACCGCGAACCATGTGGTAGTAGATCTCTGCAGCAGTATCGCACTCTCGCCCACCGGCCCGAATACTTTCGACTCCTTTAGTCATCGCCAAGTCTGCAATTGTAGCTGCCCGCTTCATATATTCAATTTCCTGGTCTGATTTAACAATCCGAACCCCATTCACTAGTAATGATGCGTCATGGAAATTCGCGTTAGGCATCCCTCGCTTTAGGCGATCAAGGGCCATTGCTGTGAAATAATAATGGTCCATCTCGACACCAACATTACGAGTGCCTTGACCAATTTGTGTCAAAATTTCGGAAATAAAGTCCATTGGGTGATAGACACTTGAGTGCACATAGTAATCAGGGTAGGAAATAATGTTCTCATCATAGATCCACGTCTTCACCCTGGCACCATTTGCATCCTGGAAGCGCCCAATCCATATCGGCTGCGGTTCATCGATCATAATCACAAGCATCTGATGCACGTAAAATGACCACGCATCATAGCCAGATAAATAATTCATATTTGCAGGATCCGTAATTAATAACACTTCAATTCCTTTATCGGCCATACGTTCCTTTGTCTTCTTCAAACGACTTTGATACTCTAAAATATCAAATGGAAGCACCATGTTTTTTCCCTCCCTACCGTTATCTGAATAGTTTAATTACTATTACATTCATTGTATTCACTAGACTCTTTTAATGTAATGTAAAAAATGTATGAAGTTATAAAGATAATTTTTGTACAATTTAGGAATCCGCTACTACGAGGGTTTGATTGCATAATTTTTGTAAAGAATATACGATTTGGTAAAAGGGAGATTATGAGAAGAGGGAAGTTGTAGAATGGTATGAGTTAATCGACAGAGGACTTAACCTTTTCCAGCTGCTCACGTGCTTTGCGGTTTGTGGACTGGAAGTAATTTTAAAAAAGAAAATGCTTCAGTAGCCTTCGATTGAGTTTTACAAGATTATGACCATTTCAGTGCACTTAGGTGGTATTCAGATTGATTCTTTGATATCAGAAAGGAGGAAATAAAAAGAATGAAGAAACGCATGAAGTATTATTTAATCAACTTAAAGATTATCGCAGCTATCTGTTAGAAGTTGTAGAAAACACAACTGTTGAAGAAGCAGAGATCATCCCAGCAGGATTCAACAATAATATCCAGTGGAACCTAGGTCATGTTTATTTAGACCAATATATGTGGATTCAAGCTATCACAAGAGAAAGCACCAACGTCCCAGAAGAATTTAACTCTTGGTTTGGATTTGGGACTAACCCAGCTGATTTTGACGACAATACCCCTTCATTTGAAAAGTTGAAGAAGCTACTTAGTGAGCAACCGCGGGAAATACAGAACACCTATAGCGATAAGTTAGAGTTGGAGTTCCCACCAACTGAAATGGGGATGCATACTATCGAACAAGTATTAGTAAGGACCATTTTTCACGAGGGAATGCATATCCAGACACTGCTTGACCTTAAAAAGTGTATGTAGATTGAATATAAGTTAGTAAATTGAGTAATGAACCGAACCACCCATATATGTAGGTTTTGAATTTATAGAGGGCAATGGTATAAAATAAGACTATTAAATAGGAAGTGGATCAATAGGATGAGGGGAAATCTAACTTAGAAACCGTTTCATTAAGAATTAAAACTTATGAATGGATTAGAAAATGATATAACCTTAAAAAGCACATTGTACAAAGTGCTGACTTCATTAATAGACACTCTTCTATTATAGGGGAAGTGTTTTTCTTTTTTATAAGTGTGTGTTCAGTTGCGAATGAGAACGTCGACAAAGATCGTCACGTCCTATGCGTAGCAAGAAGCTCGGAGGCGCGAAAGTTTTAGGACCACAGCATATGCCTTTCCTACGTGAGGACTGAACCGAGCAACAAAGAAATTCGCCGTTGATCATTTGGTGACTTTTTGAACATCCTCTATAAATAATAGTCGGAGTCTATGTCTTCAAAGCACTTATAAATAAAACAGTGAAACGGATCTAAAAGTAAAAGCGGAGCGGAGCGGACGAACTGAATAACATAGTGCTTTACAGTCAATCCTTCAAGTAACCATTTAAATCAGTATAAACTGCCATCCTATGCCCAAAGTGTTACTAAAGTTTGAATAATTTGTGTCAAGATTTCATAAAAAAAGTGATCTTTATATGACAATTCATTTAAGACTATCTAGGCTTCAAGTTTATTTGCTATACTACCCGTAGTTATTTATGAGCCAAACATAAATCCTTTTAAAATAAGATGTGAGAAGGAGTGTATCGCCCAAGTGGAACGCAGGAAACGACACATGAAGAAATGGCTGACGTTGTTGCCACTCAGCCTAGTTTTATTGTTAAGTGGCTGTGGTCAAATTACCGTACTTGATCCGAAAGGCCCTGTCGCCGAAAGTCAGAAAGAACTAATTATCTATTCTATCGTGTTCATGCTGGTAATTGTTTTGGTTGTCTTTGCTTTATTCACGTACATGGTCGTAAGATTCCGGGACCGGCCTGGACGAGGTAATAAGGACTATAACCCTAATATTCACGGCAACACCCCTATAGAAATTGTCTGGACGGTTATTCCAATTATTATTGTCACTGCTCTATCCGTACCGACAGTGCAAACCTTATATGAATTGGAAAAGCCACCAGAATCGACGAATGATGAAGAACCCCTTGTCATTTATGCAACATCTGCCGATTGGAAGTGGTTCTTCAGTTACCCGGAACAAGGAATCGAAACCGTGAATTATTTGCATATTCCGACTGACCGTGCGGTTGAATTCCGTTTATCTTCAGCCGATTCGATGGCCTCACTTTGGATTCCAGCGCTCGGCGGCCAAAAGTACAATATGGCCGGTATGCAAAACACCCTCTATCTGCAAGCCGATGAACCTGGGGTCTATGATGGCCGTAATTCCAACTTTAATGGAGAAGGCTTTGCTAGACAGACCTTTGAGGTCTATGCCGAAAGTGATGAAGAATTCACTAACTGGGTAGAGGAAACACAAAGTGAAGCACCGGAACTGACACAAGACCAATATAATGCCTTACTTAAGCCTGGGCTGTTAGATAAAATGGCATTTTCATCAACCCATTTGGAGTGGGTTAAACACGGTACACTCCCTGGGATGGACTATGCTATTAAACGACACCGTGATGCTTACGGAAAAACGCTACATTTGAAAAATGGCGAGGAAGAGGACACCCATGAAGAGTGATCAAAGGAAGCAGGTGAAATATTATGCAACTAGATGAGTTTTTTGTCACAGGTGAACCGCTTATTTATGCAGGAATGGTTTCCATCGCGCTCGTAACGGCGGCCACCATCTTTATCCTAACCTATTTTAAAAAGTGGGGGTGGTTGTGGCGTGAATGGCTGACCACCGTTGACCATAAAAAAATAGGAATCATGTATATACTCAGTGCTCTTGCCATGCTATTCCGCGGTGGTGTAGACGCACTAATGATGCGAACACAATTGGCCTTCCCTGATATGAATTTTCTAAATTCACAGCACTATAATGAGATTTTCACGACACACGGTACTGTTATGATCATTTTCATGGCCATGCCATTTTTAATCGGGCTAATGAACGTAATCGTACCGTTACAAATAGGAGCTCGGGACGTTGCCTTTCCGGCTTTAAACGCGCTAAGTTTTTGGTCGTTTCTGTTCGGTGCAATGTTATTTAATATATCGTTTGTTATCGGTGGATCACCTGACGCGGGTTGGACCAGTTATACACCTCTCGCCGGTGCTGCAATGAGCCCTGGACCTGGACAGAACTTTTATTTACTAGGTTTGCAACTTTCAGGAATAGGAACATTGGCCACAGGTATTAATTTTATGGTTACAATTATTAAGATGCGCGCTCCAGGTATGAAAATGTTTAAAATGCCGATTTTTACCTGGTCAACGCTAGTCACAGCATTCATTATTGTTTTTGCCTTCCCTATTTTAACGGTCGCTTTAGCATTAATGACAATCGACAGAATCTTTGGTTCCCAGTTCTTCACCTTGACAGGGGAAGGATTACCGATGATGTGGGCAAACTTATTTTGGATGTGGGGTCATCCGGAAGTATATATTGTTATCCTACCGGCGTTTGGAATCTTTTCAGAGGTCATTGCAACCTTTGCCCGCAAGCAGTTGTTCGGTTATAAAGCAATGGTATGGTCAATGATCTTAATTGCAGGGTTAAGCTTTCTCGTTTGGGTGCACCACTTCTTTACAATGGGTGCCGGAGCGTTCGTTAACTCTGTGTTCTCTGTATCAACGATGCTAATTGCTGTGCCAACCGGTGTGAAAATATTCAACTGGTTAGCCACATTATATAAATCTAAGATTCAATTTACTGTAGCGAATCTATGGGCGCTCGCCTTTATCCCGAGTTTCGTTATCGGCGGCGTCACCGGTGTCATGCTCGGCATGGCCGCAGCAGACTATCAATTTCACAATTCTTATTTCTTAGTCGCTCACTTCCATTACGTTCTTATTGCCGGTACAGTATTTGCTTGTTTTGCAGGCCTTGTCTATTGGTACCCGAAGATGTTTGGACACAAGCTCAATGAGAAAATCGGCAAATTAAGCTTCTGGTTCTTTCTCATTGGCTTCCATGTTTGCTTCTTCCCACAATATTTCGTAGGGTTAGATGGGATGCCGCGTCGAGTTTTCTCAATCATCCCTGAATGGATGCCGCTTAATGTAATTTCTACTGTAGGCGCATTCGGCATGGGGATTGGCTTTGTTATCTTTGTTTATAACATTTACTACAGTTTCCGTTACAGCGAGCGTGAAAAAACTGGAGATTCTTGGGATGGCAGAACACTTGAGTGGGCTACACCAACACCGGTACCTTTTTATAATTTTGCAACGGTTCCACATGTTGAAGATCATGATGCCTTTTTAGATATGAAGAAAAAAGGTCAAACGACATTTGATGAGGAGAAACTTGAACCGATTCATATGCCTAGTAGTACAGGACAACCATTCATCATGATGGGAATAATGTTTATAGCTAGTTTCGGCCTTGTCTTCGAGTGGTTATGGATGGCCATCGCTGGGCTAGTCGGCGTTTTGATTATGATGGGAATCCGTTCATTTGATTATGATGATGGTTTTCATGTTGAAGTAGATGAAATTAAGCGTACCGAACGCTCGGCAAGGAGGTTATAATATGAGTTCACACGAACTAAAATCCGGTCCGCTTGAGTACCGCACGGAACAAGGGCAGATGAACATTCTTGGCTTTTGGATTTTCCTTGGCGCAGAAATTGTTTTGTTCTCCACACTCTTTGCCACTTATGCTGTGTTGTTTGGACGGACAGCTGATGCACCATTGCCAGGGGAACTATTTGAACCAGGTACTGTACTCATCATGACGTTTCTTTTGCTCACGAGTTCCTTTACATGTGGTATTTCTATCCATGAAATGCGTCGGGGATCGGTAAAGGGACTGACAACCTGGTTGATTATTACATTACTCCTTGGCCTTGGGTTCCTTGGTTTTGAAATATATGAGTTCATTCATTATGAACATGAAGGAGCTACATTACAATCGAGTGCCTTTTGGTCCAGCTTCTTTGTTCTGGCTGGTACACACGGCTTGCACGTGACACTCGGTATCGGGTGGGCTATTCTTCTGTTGCTACAGCTTGCGAAACGTGGTTTGACACCTGTTACCAGTCGAAAAGTCTTCATTATCAGCTTATATTGGCACTTCCTGGACGTCGTCTGGATCTTCATCTTTACAAGTGTTTATTTAATCGGGATGGTGGTTTAACATGGCAGAACATACAAAACGTATTCCTGTTCAACACATTGTTGGCTTCGTCTTGTCCATTACTTTAACATTGCTTGCCGTCTGGGCTGCACTGGGGTCAAATTTATCAACGACATGGATCATCGTTTCGATCATGGTCCTGGCAGTTATTCAGGCTGGTATCCAGTTGTTCATGTTCATGCATATGACTGAATCCGAAAGCCGCAATGGACACGTACCATGGAACATGATGTTTCACGGTTTTGTTCTGGCTGCTATCGTTGTCGCTGGCTCTCTGTTTACGATGTCATTTGGCCATGACCATAATGGCGGTGAGCATAACCAACAAGAGCAACAAGAACAGCATCAGCAGCATAGCGGCCATTAGGAATATGGTATTGGCAGATGCTAAAACAAAATGATTCAATCTTAGGAAAGACATTCTAAAAATTCTCCAGGGGTGGTGTTTGGTTTGGAAAAAAATAAAGAACTTTACGGCGGATACGGCCATGAGCCTGGTGGATTGCCTTGGAAGAATATAATTAGCTTTGTTCTTTGCGTCATATTGGCATCTTTTACACTTTGGGGAGCACTTTATTCGGATTATACGTTTAAGACTCTGCTATTCGTCATATCAGTCATTGCTTTTTTACAAGCATTGCTACAATTATTTTATACTCAAGCTCGGCAATAGAGCACAGAAAAAGCCTCCTTTCCTGAATTGTGAAAGGAGGCTTTTATTTTTTACTGATAACTCTCTTGATATTTTGCCTGTGAATTGGCAACGTGTATGATGAACATGACCCAAGCTACTTCTGCAACAACGAGGCTAAGGTAGAACATGACCCATGTGATCGAGAAAGCGGTCGGGGCTACCATGAACATCGCCTCAAAGAAGTAAAGCCACATTCCCACAAGCAAAATCGTTTGAGCAATAGCAAGCTTCGTCTTTTTCAAATGAATAAACACAAATGGGGCAACCGTTGCAATTAACAGAAACATTAGCACAATACCCATTGAATCCAACTCCTTATTTAAATGTTCCCTTGTAAGCGTATTCTCATTATAATCATTGTAACAGAATATCCTCATAAATGACACATAAACTTCACAATTTGTTCTTGAATTTTTAGAAGTTAGTATTTTGATAAGAAATGAAGCATAGGAATCCTTTAAATTAAATGATTTTAAATGACCTTTTATTAATTAGAAAGTCTCTAGGAGGAACGAATTAAATAAGTTTCCGGCGATTCCAGTGCTCTAGAAGATAATACTTTTAATTGCAACATAATAATAAGTAAGTAAGTAAACGGGGAGGAATTTGTAATGTCATCTATACGTCTTGACGATGGTGTAGAACTGTATTATGAGGATATTGGTGAAGGCAAGCCGATTTTATTCCTTCATGGAGTTTGGATGAGCAGTCGCTTTTTTCAAAAACAAACTAACTACTTTCGTAAGGGTTATCGGATGATAACTTTAGACTTGCGTGGCCATGGACAGTCCTCACATGTGGATTCTGGCCATACAGTGGCTAATTACGCTCGGGATGTAAAGCAATTTGTTGATAAGCTGAAGCTGAAGAATATAACTCTTTTAGGATGGTCGATGGGCGCCTTTGTCATTTGGGAATATCTTCATCAATTTGGACAAAATAATATTAAGGCGACAGTTATCGTTGATGAATTAGCTTCTGATTTTAAATGGAATGACTTCAAGATTGGTGCCTTTGATCTTCCTGCGTTAACTGGCATGATGCGTGATATCCAAACAGACCAAAAAGAATTATTATCTGGGTTTATCCCCTTAATGTTTAAGGAAAATGTACCTAAACAAGAGATGGAGTGGATGCTTGAGGAAACGATGCGGCTTCCTGCTTCGATTGCAAGTGCGATTCTGTTTGACCAATCAATCATTGACTGCCGTCCATACCTACCATCGATTACGATACCTACTTTACTTTGCTTCGGTAAGACAGAAAAACTTATTCCTGTCGCTGCAGGTGAACATTTGCACAAAGAAATCACTAATTCCCGCCTAGAACTCTTTGAAAATAGCTGCCATTGTCCTTTTTTAGAAGAACCCGAGCGGTTTAACAATGTAGTCGATTCGTTCATTAGAACCCTTGACTGAAAAAGTCGCCCCATGAACAGACTAGAAATAACTAGTAGAGAGCCAGGGGCAAGTCTTTGCTCCTGGCTTACTCTTCATTTATCGGCACTAGCCACCGATAACACGGCGGCCAGCTCCTAGAGTCTCTCCACCACACGGCTCACATCATCAGCTTGGGTCACCGCCGAAATAACAGACACCCCATCGGCACCCGCTTCCAACACAGATCGAGAATTCTGAGCCGTAATCCCGCCAATTCCAACGAGGGGCATATTTGGATACATCGCTCTCACCTTCGTAATCCATTCCGTACCAACAGGCGCCTTAGCATCTATCTTCGTCGAAGTCCCAAACACAGGACCCGCACCCAAATAATCCACTACATCTATAGCACTTTTCCTAACCTCGGCTTCACTAGAAACCGATAAACCTATAATTTTCTCAGGAAAAGTCGAACGCAATTGCTCAACGTCTACATCATTCTGCCCAACATGAATACCATCCGCTTCCAATGGTTCCACCAAAACGCTGTCATCATTTACAATAAACATCACATGATGCTTCCGGCAAAGCTGGCGAAGCTTCAAGCCAAGTTCAAGCTTTTCCTCTGTCTCAAGAGCATTCGGCCCTTTTTCACGAAACTGAAAGGCTGTAATCCCACCAGCGATCGCTTCCTCTAGAATGACCACAGGATCACGCTGGCAATTTTGACTGCCCATGATAAGATATTTTCTTAGTCTTTGCTGTAGATTCATGAGGAAGAATCCTCTAGTTGCGATAGATTCATGGTCAGCGCATCGATAAAATGAGCAGCAAACGTTCCCGGTCCATTCACGCCAGGCTGAGAAGCAGCCTTCTCTGCTGCTAATCCGTAAAATTTCACCGCTGTATAAGCCTGTTTCAGAGGTGTACCTGTCGTTGATAAGCAAGCTGTAACAATTGATCCGAGCAAACAGCCTGCTCCAGTCACTTGCGAAAGCCAGGCATGCCCCGTTTGATTGCTAATCATCTCTTCCCCGTCTGAAATCACATCCACTTTACCTGTCACAATAGCTATCGTGTCAAATTTATCAGCAACTTTTCGAGCGATCTCATCGGCATTGTCTGAATCGACAGAATCGACACCTTTTGTTTCTAAAGGCATCCCAACGAGATGAGCTAACTCGCCTGCATTTCCTTTAATGGCTGTAGGCTGCACTTCTGCTGCGATTCGCTGAAAAGCTTCCGTACGAAACGTTGTTGCCGCCACACCAACCGGGTCAATCACGACAGGAATCCCTTTCTCATTCGCGGCTTTTCCAGCTAAAATCATTGCTTGAACCTGACCCTCTGTTAACGTACCCATATTGATCAATACACCATCAGATACATTCGCAATATCAGCTGCATCTTCCTTAGCCATCGCCATAATTGGTGAACCACCAAAGGCCAATAATCCATTGGCACTAAAGTTCATGACAACTTGGTTCGTTAAGTTATGAATTAGCGGCTGTTTCTCCCTTACTTCGGAAACAATATCTAAAGCCATTTGTTAAAAACCTCCTCGCGTGTAGCAAAGTGATTCGTCGGCCCGCTTCCATTACCTAGATCAAAGGAATGGCGAATCGCTTCCGTAACAAAATGCTTCGCTTGCTCGACAGCTTCTACCATAGGCGCTCCTTGACTTAAATAAGCCGTTATCGCTGCTGAATACGTACAGCCTGTTCCGTGGGTATTTTTCGTTTCAATTCGTTCACTTGTAAAGGTATGAATCCCAGATCCATCATATAAAAAGTCAACCGCTTCTCCTTTTATATGACCACCTTTTACTAAGGCTGCACCAGCACCAAATCTAGTAACCATTTGCTGTGCCGCTTCCTTCATGTCCTCACCGCTCTCAATTGTTCCCCCTAAAATATCCTCTGCTTCAGGGATATTAGGTGTGACAATCGAAGTTAGCGGCAGTAGATTCTCTCGAAGCCATACACGCGACTCCTCATCAATCAGAGGGTCACCGCTTTGGGCAACCATGACAGGGTCCATCACATAAGGTGCAGACAAGTTCGGAACCCACTCGGCAATCGCCTTCATCATACTAACATTTGAGATCATCCCTGTTTTGAAAGCATGTACAGGCATGTCAGAATAAATCGCCTCAAGCTGATCTTTCAGCATCTCAATGGGAAGATGATGAACGCCACTCACGCCTGTTGTATTTTGAGCTACAACCGATGTGATCACACTCATCCCGTAGCTTTTTAGTTCTTGAAATGTCTTTAAATCGGCTTGAATGCCGGCACCACCGCTCGGGTCAGTGCCGGCAATCGTTAACGCACAAGAAACTTGCTTCATTTCGAACTCACCGCCTCCCCTGTCGGCCATTCTTCACAAGTGTACGCCATTTCCCAGAAATTCAATTCAAGTTGACAACTCTTTCGAAAGGCATCTCTCATTCTACGCAACTCAACCTCTGATGCTTCTTCGGCGAGCTCATCAAGGCGATCACACATGGCCATTGATAG comes from the Halobacillus shinanisalinarum genome and includes:
- the qoxC gene encoding cytochrome aa3 quinol oxidase subunit III → MSSHELKSGPLEYRTEQGQMNILGFWIFLGAEIVLFSTLFATYAVLFGRTADAPLPGELFEPGTVLIMTFLLLTSSFTCGISIHEMRRGSVKGLTTWLIITLLLGLGFLGFEIYEFIHYEHEGATLQSSAFWSSFFVLAGTHGLHVTLGIGWAILLLLQLAKRGLTPVTSRKVFIISLYWHFLDVVWIFIFTSVYLIGMVV
- a CDS encoding alpha/beta fold hydrolase; its protein translation is MSSIRLDDGVELYYEDIGEGKPILFLHGVWMSSRFFQKQTNYFRKGYRMITLDLRGHGQSSHVDSGHTVANYARDVKQFVDKLKLKNITLLGWSMGAFVIWEYLHQFGQNNIKATVIVDELASDFKWNDFKIGAFDLPALTGMMRDIQTDQKELLSGFIPLMFKENVPKQEMEWMLEETMRLPASIASAILFDQSIIDCRPYLPSITIPTLLCFGKTEKLIPVAAGEHLHKEITNSRLELFENSCHCPFLEEPERFNNVVDSFIRTLD
- the qoxD gene encoding cytochrome aa3 quinol oxidase subunit IV — translated: MAEHTKRIPVQHIVGFVLSITLTLLAVWAALGSNLSTTWIIVSIMVLAVIQAGIQLFMFMHMTESESRNGHVPWNMMFHGFVLAAIVVAGSLFTMSFGHDHNGGEHNQQEQQEQHQQHSGH
- a CDS encoding M24 family metallopeptidase, with the translated sequence MVLPFDILEYQSRLKKTKERMADKGIEVLLITDPANMNYLSGYDAWSFYVHQMLVIMIDEPQPIWIGRFQDANGARVKTWIYDENIISYPDYYVHSSVYHPMDFISEILTQIGQGTRNVGVEMDHYYFTAMALDRLKRGMPNANFHDASLLVNGVRIVKSDQEIEYMKRAATIADLAMTKGVESIRAGGRECDTAAEIYYHMVRGTSEFGGDYPAIVPLLPTGENTSIPHLTWTDRPFVEGSAVIVELAGCYKRYHVPLARTVSIGQPSERLNNLSSVVTEGIQNVLQAAKPGMTCSDLEEVWGKSIQKYGFEKESRLGYSVGLNYPPDWGEHTASIRKGDNTVLQPNMTFHLIPALWFDSDGIEISETFRVTETGSERFTTYPQELIVRNDPFNISSNGQIS
- the thiE gene encoding thiamine phosphate synthase, whose translation is MNLQQRLRKYLIMGSQNCQRDPVVILEEAIAGGITAFQFREKGPNALETEEKLELGLKLRQLCRKHHVMFIVNDDSVLVEPLEADGIHVGQNDVDVEQLRSTFPEKIIGLSVSSEAEVRKSAIDVVDYLGAGPVFGTSTKIDAKAPVGTEWITKVRAMYPNMPLVGIGGITAQNSRSVLEAGADGVSVISAVTQADDVSRVVERL
- the thiM gene encoding hydroxyethylthiazole kinase, which codes for MALDIVSEVREKQPLIHNLTNQVVMNFSANGLLAFGGSPIMAMAKEDAADIANVSDGVLINMGTLTEGQVQAMILAGKAANEKGIPVVIDPVGVAATTFRTEAFQRIAAEVQPTAIKGNAGELAHLVGMPLETKGVDSVDSDNADEIARKVADKFDTIAIVTGKVDVISDGEEMISNQTGHAWLSQVTGAGCLLGSIVTACLSTTGTPLKQAYTAVKFYGLAAEKAASQPGVNGPGTFAAHFIDALTMNLSQLEDSSS
- the qoxB gene encoding cytochrome aa3 quinol oxidase subunit I, yielding MQLDEFFVTGEPLIYAGMVSIALVTAATIFILTYFKKWGWLWREWLTTVDHKKIGIMYILSALAMLFRGGVDALMMRTQLAFPDMNFLNSQHYNEIFTTHGTVMIIFMAMPFLIGLMNVIVPLQIGARDVAFPALNALSFWSFLFGAMLFNISFVIGGSPDAGWTSYTPLAGAAMSPGPGQNFYLLGLQLSGIGTLATGINFMVTIIKMRAPGMKMFKMPIFTWSTLVTAFIIVFAFPILTVALALMTIDRIFGSQFFTLTGEGLPMMWANLFWMWGHPEVYIVILPAFGIFSEVIATFARKQLFGYKAMVWSMILIAGLSFLVWVHHFFTMGAGAFVNSVFSVSTMLIAVPTGVKIFNWLATLYKSKIQFTVANLWALAFIPSFVIGGVTGVMLGMAAADYQFHNSYFLVAHFHYVLIAGTVFACFAGLVYWYPKMFGHKLNEKIGKLSFWFFLIGFHVCFFPQYFVGLDGMPRRVFSIIPEWMPLNVISTVGAFGMGIGFVIFVYNIYYSFRYSEREKTGDSWDGRTLEWATPTPVPFYNFATVPHVEDHDAFLDMKKKGQTTFDEEKLEPIHMPSSTGQPFIMMGIMFIASFGLVFEWLWMAIAGLVGVLIMMGIRSFDYDDGFHVEVDEIKRTERSARRL
- the qoxA gene encoding cytochrome aa3 quinol oxidase subunit II, with translation MKKWLTLLPLSLVLLLSGCGQITVLDPKGPVAESQKELIIYSIVFMLVIVLVVFALFTYMVVRFRDRPGRGNKDYNPNIHGNTPIEIVWTVIPIIIVTALSVPTVQTLYELEKPPESTNDEEPLVIYATSADWKWFFSYPEQGIETVNYLHIPTDRAVEFRLSSADSMASLWIPALGGQKYNMAGMQNTLYLQADEPGVYDGRNSNFNGEGFARQTFEVYAESDEEFTNWVEETQSEAPELTQDQYNALLKPGLLDKMAFSSTHLEWVKHGTLPGMDYAIKRHRDAYGKTLHLKNGEEEDTHEE
- the thiD gene encoding bifunctional hydroxymethylpyrimidine kinase/phosphomethylpyrimidine kinase, which encodes MKQVSCALTIAGTDPSGGAGIQADLKTFQELKSYGMSVITSVVAQNTTGVSGVHHLPIEMLKDQLEAIYSDMPVHAFKTGMISNVSMMKAIAEWVPNLSAPYVMDPVMVAQSGDPLIDEESRVWLRENLLPLTSIVTPNIPEAEDILGGTIESGEDMKEAAQQMVTRFGAGAALVKGGHIKGEAVDFLYDGSGIHTFTSERIETKNTHGTGCTYSAAITAYLSQGAPMVEAVEQAKHFVTEAIRHSFDLGNGSGPTNHFATREEVFNKWL